The following are from one region of the Pocillopora verrucosa isolate sample1 chromosome 3, ASM3666991v2, whole genome shotgun sequence genome:
- the LOC131786972 gene encoding uncharacterized protein: protein MPGKCKFQDAWLSNPQYNKWIERGSSSSEAKCKACKKTFAVQNMGEAAVKSHMKSKKHVDAVKDESSNASLRNFLPAVGSQRGSHEVGRSEQPCSSGAGDIRNYVASNETLAAEVLWALKVILSHYSYKSCEDIPELFKRMFPDSQIASKFSCGEKKCAYLACFGIAPYFQRKLTDEVTKLELFVLLFDESHNKVTQTKQMDLHVRFWDAKNSRVQTRYLTSVFLGHATADDLLEKIVSYLDSIKIQKSNILQLSMDGPNVNWKLHELFQELISEVDENAPILVNVGSCGLHIVHNAFKAGSKASTWSIQEVLSSLHWLFVDSPARREDYTEITSSVVFPIKYCKHRWLENLPVVVRAQEIWKEVTFYVTTVQRSSKYSVPTSKSYKTIRDSTQDPLMPLKFAAFESVAKQLQPFLVQFQSDSPLLPFVASSLEKVIRGLMKRFVKADVLQGASSAVKLLKIDFKKRENCLDVEKLDVGFVAATKLKELQAAKKISDRQTYEFRKEFQSFLTATVGKLIEKTPIAYSLARNLCCLDPIHIVTEKEASCARFKIVLKKLVECKRVDIHDCDILLSQYSEFTERATQVHKSEFEDFDFTDQRLDAFLQKHIGLVGSLSKLWDVVKFLLCLSHGQASVERGFSVNRQLMIENMKETTFVAQRTIHDHILSIDGFHKLVISNELLTSAKAGRQRYHAHLEEQRQLAKNVAKSHKRKSVDEAKADFQKKKKRLETEITTLQFDADKLAKEAEVKRQLVLLTESNALRNAAKEKKIELENLNKELEECDK, encoded by the exons ATGCCTGGAAAATGCAAATTCCAAGATGCTTGGCTGAGTAACCCGCAGTATAATAAGTGGATAGAACGCGGGAGTTCTTCGTCAGAGGCAAAATGTAAAGCATGCAAAAAGACATTCGCTGTTCAAAATATGGGAGAAGCAGCAGTGAAAAGCCACATGAAATCGAAGAAGCACGTCGATGCTGTTAAAG acGAGAGTAGCAATGCCAGCCTCAGAAACTTTTTACCTGCTGTTGGAAGCCAGCGTGGTTCACATGAAGTAGGACGCTCTGAACAGCCATGTTCTTCCGGTGCCGGTGATATAAGAAATTATGTGGCTTCAAATGAGACACTTGCTGCAGAAGTTTTGTGGGCACTGAAAGTAATCTTGTCTCACTATAGTTACAAGAGCTGTGAGGACATTCCAGAACTATTTAAACGTATGTTTCCGGACAGCCAGATAGCCAGCAAGTTTTCCTGTGGCGAGAAAAAATGTGCTTACTTAGCTTGTTTTGGCATAGCACCCTATTTCCAACGTAAGCTTACGGATGAAGTCACAAAActtgaattgtttgttttactttttgatgAATCGCACAATAAAGTTACCCAAACCAAGCAGATGGATCTGCATGTTAGGTTTTGGGATGCAAAGAACTCCAGAGTGCAGACAAGGTACCTAACCTCTGTATTTCTGGGACATGCTACAGCCGACGACCTTTTGGAAAAGATCGTTAGCTACCTTGATAGTATCAAGATTCAGAAGTCCAACATATTGCAGTTGTCAATGGACGGGCCTAACGTGAATTGGAAACTGCATGAGCTATTCCAGGAACTGATCTCTGAGGTTGACGAAAACGCACCCATCTTAGTTAACGTAGGCTCTTGTGGACTTCACATTGTACACAATGCTTTCAAAGCTGGATCAAAGGCATCTACTTGGAGCATTCAGGAAGTTCTGTCTTCTCTTCATTGGTTATTTGTGGATTCACCAGCACGAAGAGAGGATTACACAGAAATAACCAGCAGTGTTGTATTTCCAATTAAGTACTGCAAGCACAGATGGCTGGAGAACCTGCCAGTTGTAGTACGGGCCCAGGAAATATGGAAAGAAGTCACTTTCTATGTGACAACGGTGCAACGTAGCAGCAAATATAGTGTGCCAACTTCAAAGTCCTACAAGACGATAAGAGATTCAACCCAAGATCCACTAATGCCTCTCAAATTTGCTGCTTTTGAGTCAGTGGCTAAACAGCTGCAACCATTTCTGGTACAGTTCCAAAGCGACAGCCCTCTTCTACCATTTGTGGCCAGCAGTCTAGAGAAGGTGATTCGTGGTCTCATGAAAAGGTTCGTGAAAGCTGATGTACTCCAGGGTGCCAGCTCTGCAGTAAAGCTTCTGAAGATTGACTTCAAGAAGAGGGAGAATTGCCTTGACGTGGAGAAGTTGGATGTTGGTTTTGTTGCTGCCACGAAGCTGAAAGAATTGCAAGCAGCCAAGAAAATCAGTGATCGTCAGACATATGAATTTAGGAAGGAATTCCAGTCGTTCCTTACAGCTACAGTTGGAAAACTTATTGAGAAGACCCCAATTGCCTATTCCCTTGCCAGGAACCTGTGCTGTTTGGATCCGATTCATATTGTGACAGAGAAAGAAGCAAGCTGTGCGAGGTTCAAGATTGTCCTCAAGAAATTGGTAGAATGCAAGAGGGTTGATATTCATGATTGTGACATTTTGTTGTCACAGTACAGTGAATTTACGGAACGGGCTACACAGGTGCACAAGTCTGAGTTTGAAGACTTTGACTTTACAGATCAGAGATTGGATGCATTTCTCCAAAAACACATTGGTCTTGTCGGTTCACTTTCCAAACTGTGGGACGTTGTGAAATTCCTCTTGTGTCTCTCACATGGGCAAGCAAGTGTAGAAAGGGGATTTTCCGTTAACCGACAGCTAATGATTGAGAATATGAAGGAGACCACTTTCGTTGCCCAACGCACCATTCATGACCACATATTGAGTATTGATGGATTTCATAAATTGGTCATTTCGAACGAGCTTCTTACCTCTGCTAAAGCAGGAAGACAGCGGTATCACGCCCATCTTGAAGAGCAGCGACAGCTTGCGAAAAATGTTGCCAAAAGCCACAAACGAAAATCTGTGGATGAAGCAAAAGCTGAtttccagaagaaaaagaagagacttGAAACAGAGATCACCACCTTACAGTTTGATGCTGACAAATTAGCTAAAGAGGCTGAGGTGAAGAGGCAGCTCGTCTTGTTAACCGAATCAAATGCACTCAGAAATGCAGCAAAGGAGAAGAAGATAGAACTAGAAAACTTAAACAAGGAATTGGAAGAGTGTGATAAATAA